Part of the Kiritimatiellia bacterium genome is shown below.
GAACTGGAACGCATCCGCGAGCAGATCCAGAACATCGAATGACCCCTCCCGTCGCGTCTCGGCGGCACGCATGAGCGAGCCACCGCCCCCGTTGCTGATCGTCGTCTCGGCCCCTTCCGGCGCCGGGAAAACAACCATCTGCGAACGTCTGCTCGCCGCACACCCGCAAATGGTCTACTCGGTCTCCTGCACCACGCGGCCCCCCCGCGGCGCGGAAGTGAACGGCCGAGACTACCACTTCCTCTCGTCCGAACAGTTCGATGAACTCCTCGCCCGAGGCGAGTTCCTCGAACACGCGACCGTCCACGGCCACCGATACGGCACGCTGCGAGCGCCAGTCGCCGCCGCGCTCACCGCCGGCCGTGATGTGTTGATGGATATTGACGTGCAGGGGGCCGCCAGTGTCCGCCGAGCCGCGCAGACGGCTCCTCCGGGCGACCCCATCGCGCGCGCGTTCGTCGACATCTTCATCGTCCCCCCCTCGCTCGAGGAGCTCCGCCGCCGACTGCTGCGCCGTGGCACCGACTCAGCGGCGACGATCGCGCAACGGCTGGCCAACGCGCAGATGGAACTGGCGCGGGCAGGCGAATACCGCCACACCGTCGTCAACGATGACCTCGAACGGGCGGTCCGGGACATCGAACACATCCTCGACGTGGAGCGCGCCCGCCGCGCCTAACCACCTCGGCTCTCCTTGCGCCGCGCGCGAAACTGTGTGATGCTGCGGCGCCAAACCGTCCCAGCATGCGAGGAACGCCGAAAACCAGCCAGCGCCCAGCCGGGCGACCGATCCCGCGCCGAGTGGCACTCGCGCACATCGCTCGAGCAATGGCCTGGCCGCTTGTCGTGCCGGCCGCGACCCTGGGCCGAGCTGGCACCGTCTCGCCGAACGAACGAATTCGCCTGGCCGCCATCGGCATCGGAGGCCGCGGCCGTTACGTTCTGCAGTGGTTCCTGCGCCAGCCGGACGTACAGGTGCTGGCCGTGTGCGATGTGCACCGACCACACCGGGAAGCCGCGAAGATGAGGGTGGACCAGCAGCACCAAACACGGGACTGTGCGATCTTTCATGACATCCGCGACCTGCTGGCCTGCGCCGCCAACTTCGACGCCGCATTGATCGCGATCGGCGACCGCTGGCACGCGCTCGCCGCGGTGTGGGCGATGCGCGCGGGCCTGGATGTGTACTGCGAAAAACCCTCGTCAATGACGGTCGCGGAAGGCCGGGCAGTAGTGGAGACGGCGACCCGATTCGGCCGCATCTACCAGACCGGCACGCAGCGGCTGAGCGAGCCGAACCATGTACTCGTGTTCGAGCTGGCTCGCACGGGTCGTCTCGGCCGCTTGCACACCTGCTACGCGCACATCGCCAGCGGACCCACCGTGCTCGGCGTGGAATGGGCGCCGCCCCAACCTGAACCGGCCCCCGAGGAAACAAATTGGGACGCCTGGCTCGGCCCATGCCCGTGGCGGCCGTACAACGCCCGCTACGTTGGCGGAAATTGGCGCAACGACGCCGACTTCCACACCGGCGCGATCGGCGAATGGGGCGCGCATACGATCGCGCAGTGCCTACAAGCAATCGAGCCGCCCCCCGAGGCACCGGTGGAGATTGAGCCGGCGCCCAACACCACTGGCGACGGAACCCGACTGCGCTTCGCCAACGGTGTCACGATGGTACTGGAGGCGGGCCGGGGACACTGGCGCGGCGCCTGCGGCGAATGGATCGAGGGCGACGAGGGGGCCGCGGGAACGGCCGACGGCGATTCGGTACCGGCGGTGTCCCATCCGGCGCTGCTCCGCGAATCACGCCGGCTGCTCGCCGTCTACCAGCAGCGCACCGGTCGCGCGCTCGATCACGTGCGCAATTTCCTCGATTGTATTCGCAGCCGCGAGCGGCCGGTCGCCGACGAGGTCGTGATGCATCGCTCGATGAGCCTCGTCCATGCCGCGAACATTGCGCAGCGGCTGCAGAGGCCACTGGTCTGGGATCCGGCCGCCGAGCGTTTTCGCGACGCACCGGACGCAAATCGCTTTCTCTCGCGCGCCGCGCGCGCTCCCTGGTTGTTCGGCTGAATGCGCCGGTGTTTCCAGCATCGCCGTGCGCTCGCCCTCATCGCGTGCACCCTCTCCTCCTCCCGGCCCTGCCTCGCCGGCGCTCCACCCTTCCGAACTGAAGCGGAATGCCTCGCCGTGCTTACCCAGTCCAACGTTCCCGCCGCAGCGGTCGCTGTGGCGATGCACGAACTGGCTGCGGTTGCCACCGAGGCCGCCGTCCCGATACTTCGGCCCTACCTCGTCAGCTCCCAGTGGTGCGACGCCGCTCGCGGCGCGCTGGAAACGCTGCAGCACCCCGCCGCCGCCGCCGCAATGCGCCAGGCTGCCGAGAGCACCACGGGCCGCCCGCTCGCAGGCCTTCTCGACAGTCTTGGCCGGCGCCGCGACGAGGCCACCGTTTCGCTCGCCGCCCGTCACCTGGCCGATGCGGACCCCGATGTCGCCGCCGCAGCCGCCAGAGCCCTGGCCCGCATTGCGAACAACGCCGCAATCCGTGAGCTCGTCGGTGCGGCAGTCGACCCGCAACGGCCACCCTCGACGCCGCTCATCGAAGCGCTCTGGAGCGCCGCGGACGAACTCCTGCGCCGCGGCGGACCGCTGCAGTCGATACTCCCGGCGCTTGACGCCCTCGGCACCCCCCCCCGTCCGGCGAACGCGATCGCGCTCCGCGTCCGTGCCGCGACGAATTCCGGGGCAGACGCGGTCGCGCTCGTGCGGACGGAGTCGAACCCCGCCGTCGGGCTCGCCGCAGCGCATCTGCTACGGCGAGGCGAGCTGGCCGCTCCCCCCAGCCTCTCCGCGGACCTGCTCGCCGACCTCCCAACGCCCCTGCGCGATGCGTTGCTCGCCGCCGTGATCCGCCACCGCCCGGAATCGGTGGACACGCTGCTGCTGGAACTGGCGTCCGACTCCCGATCGGATCTTCGGAATCTTGCGCTGTCTGCCATAGGCCGGTGGGGCCGCGCCGCCGCACTGCCCCGCCTCTGGGAACTCGCCCGAACCGCGGACTCCCCAGACTCTGACACCGCCCGCCGATCTCTCGAGGGCTTTCCCGGCGAAGCCGCCGACCACTTTCTGGTGCAATGGCTCAACCCCGCCGGCGCCCCCGCGGACATCGCGCTCGCGTTGGAGCTGCTCGGCCGCCGAGCCTGGGCGCCCGCAGCGGACGCTATGGTGCGCTTGACCGGTCACGGGGATCCCGCCGTCCGCGTTGCAGCCGTGAGCGCCCTGCGGGACGTCGGCACCATCGCGGACATGCTGGCGTTGCTCTCACGGTGGAGCGCACTGCAGGCCCCGGCGGAAATATCCGCGGCGGAACGGACGCTGCTAGCCGTGATCGCGCGGCGACACGGCACAGATCCCGCAGCGCCGCTCATTGCCGCCATTTCCAACGCGCTGCAGACCGCCGCAGTGCCGGCGCGCCCGCCCTTGCTTCGGGCGCTCCACCGTGTCGGCGGACCAGCGGCCGCCGCGGTGGTCATCGGCGCCACCAGCGCGACCGACCCTGAGGTCCGCGACACCGCCGCCCGACTGTTAACCGAATGGCCGGACATCCATGCGCTGGACTGGCTGACGGCGGTCGCCCACCAGAAGGGCGCCGGCCCTCTTCAGCAGCTTGCACTGCGCGCCGCGCTGGGGTGGACAGCCGCCGGCGACCGACCGCTCGGTGAAAAGGCCGAGCGCCTGCTTGCGTTCGAACCGCTGTTGGCCACCGATGACGACCGCCGCGCATTCCTCGCCGCGCTCGGCCAGGTCCCCTGTGCGGCGTCGCTGCACAAAGCCCGCGCGATGCTCTCCGGCCAGCTGGCCGACGAAGCGGCCGCAGCGATCCTCTCCCTCGCCGCACACCCCTCCGCGCTGCCACCACAAGAGTTGCGCAAGGCGCTGGAAGAGGCCGCAGCGGCGCCGGTCGCGCCGGAACTCCGGCGCTCGCTCCGTCAGCGGCTGGTCGAGATCTCTCGCAGCCAACCATAGCGCGGCGCCGCAATCCTCTCTGGATCCGCCTTTACCGCGGCGCGGGCGAGGCGCCGTAGATCACCGACCACTCGTTCGTGAAACGAAGATGCTGCAGCGCCCGCACCGCCCGATTGAACTCCTCCGTCTCAACGGGCGTACCGACACGGTAATTCTCAAATCGGGTCGTTTCGCGAAGCATTTCGCTCGGCCCCCTCAGCACGACATCGTGCCGGGTCGGGATCCATGCCCCGCCGGAACTGCGCACCCACCCGCTGTACGTCCACACCGCCAGCGGCTCCTCGCCACCCTCGGGACGATAAATCGCGATCTGCGCGGGTCGGCCCGCCGGATCGAGCACGACTTCACCCGCCGGCGTCCCGCCGATCACGATCCTCCGCCAGCCATTCGAGGGCGGCCCCTGCTCCCGTTCCGGCGCGGTCGCCCACCTCAGCAACAGGTCCATCGGAGTGCCCGGCACCACCAGGAGCGACCGCCGCATGTCCTCGTCTAGCTCGGCCACAGCCCGCGAGAATCCCCAAAGATCCCCCTCGACATAGCTCCAAAACGTCGTTCCATCCGACACCACCCGCCGCCGCAACGGCGAGAAGGTCTCCGACAGCAGCCGATCGGGCCTCGCCCAGATCACGCGGCTCAGTCGTCGAACCGTTCCCTGGGGACCGGTCGCCTCGCGATGGACGTCACAACGCACCGTCGCGATTTCGTCGTATCCGGCCAGAAGATTCGAGACGATCGGGCCGGCCACCGCGGGCGACACCAGCCCCGCCAAGAGCAGACATGTTCCGCAAGCGGTAGAGTGCATCGAGCGCTTCAGCGGAAACTGGTTATGTCATCGGGCCGCCCGCCCAGCGCACGCCAGATTTCCTGCGCAACCGCTTCCCCCAGCGCACGGCTCCCCTCCTCATTGAAGTGGACGTTGCGCGGCCGTTGCCAACGCCCGAGGTTCGGCAGCGCCAGCCTCGCCAAATCATTCACCGCAATACCCAACGGGCGCAGCACGCATAATGCGGCGTCGTTGTACAGCGCGCAGTCGGCCGGATCCCGGTAGGGCGACGTGCCCTCCGGATAGGGTGTGGTGGTCGCAAAGATGACGCGCGCACCGCAGCAGAGCAGGCGCCGGCCAATCGCCTCGATGTTTCGCCGGTACTCGGGCAGATCCACCTGCCGCGTCCCCTGCCCCTTCGCCAGCGCGTTGCTGCCCTCGGCGGTGACATGCTTCAGATCATGAAGCCCGAAGTTGAAATGAATCACATCCCACCGATCTGTTCCCAGCCACGCATCCAGCTGCGCAAGACCGTGGCGGGTGTGCATCGCGTTGCCGGGGTTATGGAAAACCTCCGCGCGCCCCTGCAGCAACACGCGGACGTGCGGTGTGTAACCGATCGAGATCGAATCACCAATGATCAATACTCGCGGCAAAGGCTCCGCCGCCACCGCCGCGCCCGCCAGTGCGATCGCCAGCCACCAGGGCCGCCGGCTCACTCGGGTAGCTCCTCCAACCATGCACGGACCCTCAACATCCGGCTCGAAGGGGCCGGCCCGTTCGTCACCACCACTGTTTGCCCCGCACCCTCAATGCGCATAAAGCCGGGCAACGGACTCCAGACTCCCGCCGTCAGGGAGGTGGTCGTCTCCACCGCGTAGTATCGCCGTCGGCCCTGGTAGCCCGGCCCCTCAGCGCGTCGCGCCTCGAACGAAACTAACCCGCTCCGATTCGACACTGCGACCAACATCAGTTCGGTCAGTGCATTGCTCACACCTGAGCCGTCGAGAAACTGCAACAGATCTGCGCGGCCGTTGCCATCGCGGTCCGCGAGCGCGTTGGAGGGGCCAAGACTCCCGAACTGGACCAACTCCCACTCGTCGGGGATACCGTTCGTGTTCGCGTCGCCGTTCGAGCACGGCCCGCCGGGCGTACCACGAGGGACACCCGCCCTCCAATGGGCGGGATCATTTCCGTACCATGTCGGCCGGATCTTTTCGATCGAACGTCCGTCCAGCCGACCCGCTGGCGGCCATGGCCACACATCATCATACTCGACCTCGTCCGCCAGAATGAACGGCACAAACCCGTCCGCGTTCGGATACCCCGGTTTGCGGAGCCGAACCGTGTCACCGGCATTGTCCAATACATTGGTGAACGGTCCAAAGATCTGGATGTGCCGCGGAATCGAGTTCGAGGCTCGAAACGCGACCGGATCTCCCCCCACCACCAGCGCGTACTGCCGGCCGGTCAACACCGTGTTTGGCGGGAACGTGAACGCGATGCCGCCGCTGACCCGCCATCGGTTCGTCGGCGCGGTGACCTCGTAGAGCGGTACCAGTCCGTTGGTCACTGCAAGAATCTCAACGTACTCCACCCCGCCCGCCAGCGGCGCGTACAGAATCTCCGTGATCGTCACGGGGCCCACCTTCGGCGGCGCGTTCGGCGCGCCCGGGGTGGGCGCCGACAACGGCGGATACTTGACCACACCGTCCGAACGAAGATGTCGCCCGAACGTCACCTCCCGGTCCGATGCTTCGAATACCACGCTCTGTCGCCAGGACGTCGCCACACCGTTGGTGACCGCGGTCAGATGAATCTCCTCACCCAGTTCACTGAGCGCGAAGGGCACCACGCAACCAGGGTGGTTCGTCGAGTTGAACGCGGACTCGCCGAGGACGAGGTAACCGCCCGGCGGAATCACCGTGCCGGCCGGAATCACAAACTTGCGCAGACGGGCCAGATCGTCGCTCAGCCACCACCCGCCAATGTCCACCGCGAACTCACCGGGGTTGTACAGCTCGATCCAGTCGGGCGTTACGTCACCGTGAGCGAGCCATTCGTTGATCAGAACCCACGCCGGTCCCATTCCCGGCTCCGGTCGGCCGGGTGTGCCCTGCCACACCCATGACGCGCCCCAGTGTTCCCGCCGTCCCCACTCCGAGTGCGGTGCGGCCAGATTCGTGATCACCAACGAGGCACCCTCGCCATCCGCTGCCGGCTGCCACGCGTCGTTGTAGTCGAACTCGAGAATCGTCTCGTTGTTCGGATCCTCGAGTTTCAGCTCTTCCCCGCTATCGTCCAGATACCCCTCACAGGGGCCGAATACGACGATGCCGTTCGTGTCGTATCGCGACGCAAACGCCGCCGGGTTTCGCGCCACCACCACCCGCCCCGCCGGCGGAAGCCAGACGTCGTTCGTCCATCCCCACTGGATGCCCGCGGTGAATCGAACCCCCTTCAGATTGAGCGGCGCATCACCCAGATTGGCCAGCTCGAGCCACTCGAACTCCCGATCGTCCGTCCAAGGGGAGCTCGCTGGCGGCGGGGTCGGATGGAACATGATCTCCGTGACCCGCAGATACTGCTGCCAGGCGGAAGGCGACGGCGGATAGTTCGTCGCCGCCACCAGCCGACCACGGTGGTCCCACAGCTCCACCGATTCACCCCACGAGGACAGATGCCCCGCAAACGGTCCCGTCACATACGCCATCTCGTTGGACCGCGGCGAGACCGGCCGCGTCCGAAACGCGCAGAAGTCGGCGCAAACAAAGAGATTCGAACCCGGCAGCAGGATCGTTCCGCCCGGAAACACGAATCGCACCGCGTTGCTGAACGACCAGCCGGAGAGATCCACCGGCCACGAGTTGGTGTTGACCAGCTCGATGTACTCCTCGTCCTGATTGCCCGAGGGCGGCGACGATTCGATCCGTCGGATCGCAACTCGCGAGAAGTCGGGCGGCGACATCGGGATCAACCCCCCGTTCGTAACGGTCTGGGTCTCCAGGTACCACCGTCGACCCGGCAGGAACAAATTCAGGATTTCGTCGCCCGCCTCGCGCGCGGTCTGCCACGGCGTCCACGATCCCCACTTTGCGTAGTCGAGGTCCGCATCCGACACCGCGACATCGGGCGGGTCGAGCTGGTCCAGCCACCAACGGATCCGCTGCTCGAACCAACCGTTCGTCGTGCCAGGCGGCCCCAGAAAACGGTCCATCGCGGTGCGCATGCGCGCGGCAACCATCGAGCGAACCGCGGGAGTGTCAAGCAGCGCGCGGTACAACCGATTGCCGCTACCGCTCAGATAGCTCTCGTTCGTGTAGACGTTCGGGTCGAAATAATTGTAGGTCGACGTCCATCGATGCCCCAGGCAGAGATCCACGTCCCACGGCAGCAGCATCCAGAGCAGACTGCCCTCCGAATCACGGTAGAGGTAGTAGTTCTTGTGCCCGTGGTCGACGTCGTTGATCACCGCACGGGCGGCAAAGTAGTTCACCGCGCGCGGAATGTCCACGTTGTCAAACACCCACCGCGAGCGTTCCGCCAGCGGACGCGCAGGATTGAGCGCATCAATCAGCTCCTGCAGGTCGGTGTTCGGCTCGTCGCGCCGCGTCTTTTTCTCCGCATACACCACCGACGAGGTCAGCGCCTGGTACATCTTGTAGAGCGCGCCGTCCCCGTCGAAACCCAGCCGCTCGATGAAACGGTTGTCCGCGTCCTCTATCAAATCGTACGTCGAGAAAAACACGCCGTTCGAATGCACGCGGACGGGGAAGGAAAAATGCGCCGGCATGTCGAACGCGGCGAACCATTCCGCCGGAATCACGTTGCGCACCTTTGCCTTGTCCGCCCAGTTGGACAGCAGATCAATGTCCTTCACCCGGCGGGGTCCTCCGTAGTGGAAGCGATGGTCCGACGGGAAATCGAGGTTGAGGCTCTTCTTCGGAAAGGCGCCACCGGAGGTGCTCTGGCCGTGCAGATCGAACCGCACACGGTCGTAGAATTCGTCAAGGTGCCAGACGCACCCGTAGGTACCAACCTCGTTGTAGGCGGCGCTCCAGTTCGGCATGAACACATGCACGAGCGGAAGACGGCTGGTGATGGTCCGATCCTCCATGACCGTGCCGAAGTACTGCGAGCTGTCCCACGGATCCGAGAACGGCGGCAGCAGAGTGACACCCCCCGCCTTGTCCCTCGCTTCGTAGCGCCACCGGACCATCTGGCCGGGGACGGCCATCACCCCCGTCGGCACCGTGCCGCTGAAAGTTCCATCTCCCGCCGCCGCGTCCGGCGCCACGCCATCGTCCTTGAGCAAAACTGCAGTCTCGGATCCGAACATCACCACGTAGTAGGCCCGCACCCACTGAATGTCGGAGGCGACCCGACGCACCGCTGCGGTCAGCACCAGGTTCTGTCCCGCCGGGATCGGGCGGCCCGAACTGTAGGCGCTCTCAATGACCGGCCCCCGCACCTGGTTCTGCGGAACGTTCGGCGCGCCGGGCGTCGGCGGATAAAAGAACGCCCAGTTCGTGCTGTTCACGCTGTACTGCTCGGTCGTCGCGACGAGCCCTGCGCGAATGAGTAGATCCGAATTGTTCGTCGCCCGATTGAAGCCGTAGATCGCCAGTACGTTGGTGCCAACAACGAGCCGTGACCACGGCTTCCGGATGCCGACCTGCGAGACCTGGTGACCATCATTCTCCGCCGTTGCGGTGGAATTCCAGTTCGGCGGCAAATAGGCCAAGGAGAGGTTCGTCGCCCAAATCGCGCGACCGTTGATCCAGGCCATGTAGCCGTCGTCAAACTGCATCTCGAGCGTCAGCGACTGCACCGCGGCAGGCCGCTCGACGACGAACGGAATACGGATCTGCACCGCGGTCCGCCGGTTGAACATTTCGTTCGATACCGTCGACCCGAGATAATTCGAGTAGTTCGCACCAAACCCCACACCGGTGCGTCCGGTGGGCCACGCGCTGTCGTCGTACCATTCGAACACCCACTCGGACGGCGGATCGGCGTCCGGCACTCGGTAGCGACAGGGAGCGTTAGTCCGGACCACCAACGTCATCGAGGTCGTGGCGGGCAGCAGGCCGTAGGCCACATCGGTCGCCTGCGTCGGGAAAGGATTCAGCGCCTGCACAATCACCCCGTTTGAGGCCACTAACGCCAGATATTCGCCGTCCTTTTTCAACTCAAAATTGGTGTGCAGCTCTCGGCCCGGCGTCGCGCGGTTCCGGCCGGAAGCAAAGATGACCCAGTATTCTCCCGGTGCAATGTTCGTCGAGGGAAACACCCACTTGGACAAATTGCCGATCTCATCCGTGAGCCGCCAGCCCGCAAGATTCACCGTTTGCGTGCCGATGTTCGCCAGTTCGATCCAGTCGGAAGCATCTCCAAACTCGTCACGAATCGTCCTCGAGTTGGAAGCGGAAAACTCAGTGATGCGAACGGTGGCGTTTGCCACCAGCGCACTGAAAACCG
Proteins encoded:
- the gmk gene encoding guanylate kinase, whose protein sequence is MSEPPPPLLIVVSAPSGAGKTTICERLLAAHPQMVYSVSCTTRPPRGAEVNGRDYHFLSSEQFDELLARGEFLEHATVHGHRYGTLRAPVAAALTAGRDVLMDIDVQGAASVRRAAQTAPPGDPIARAFVDIFIVPPSLEELRRRLLRRGTDSAATIAQRLANAQMELARAGEYRHTVVNDDLERAVRDIEHILDVERARRA
- a CDS encoding Gfo/Idh/MocA family oxidoreductase; translation: MAWPLVVPAATLGRAGTVSPNERIRLAAIGIGGRGRYVLQWFLRQPDVQVLAVCDVHRPHREAAKMRVDQQHQTRDCAIFHDIRDLLACAANFDAALIAIGDRWHALAAVWAMRAGLDVYCEKPSSMTVAEGRAVVETATRFGRIYQTGTQRLSEPNHVLVFELARTGRLGRLHTCYAHIASGPTVLGVEWAPPQPEPAPEETNWDAWLGPCPWRPYNARYVGGNWRNDADFHTGAIGEWGAHTIAQCLQAIEPPPEAPVEIEPAPNTTGDGTRLRFANGVTMVLEAGRGHWRGACGEWIEGDEGAAGTADGDSVPAVSHPALLRESRRLLAVYQQRTGRALDHVRNFLDCIRSRERPVADEVVMHRSMSLVHAANIAQRLQRPLVWDPAAERFRDAPDANRFLSRAARAPWLFG
- a CDS encoding GDSL-type esterase/lipase family protein, coding for MSRRPWWLAIALAGAAVAAEPLPRVLIIGDSISIGYTPHVRVLLQGRAEVFHNPGNAMHTRHGLAQLDAWLGTDRWDVIHFNFGLHDLKHVTAEGSNALAKGQGTRQVDLPEYRRNIEAIGRRLLCCGARVIFATTTPYPEGTSPYRDPADCALYNDAALCVLRPLGIAVNDLARLALPNLGRWQRPRNVHFNEEGSRALGEAVAQEIWRALGGRPDDITSFR
- a CDS encoding lamin tail domain-containing protein; translation: MAVFSALVANATVRITEFSASNSRTIRDEFGDASDWIELANIGTQTVNLAGWRLTDEIGNLSKWVFPSTNIAPGEYWVIFASGRNRATPGRELHTNFELKKDGEYLALVASNGVIVQALNPFPTQATDVAYGLLPATTSMTLVVRTNAPCRYRVPDADPPSEWVFEWYDDSAWPTGRTGVGFGANYSNYLGSTVSNEMFNRRTAVQIRIPFVVERPAAVQSLTLEMQFDDGYMAWINGRAIWATNLSLAYLPPNWNSTATAENDGHQVSQVGIRKPWSRLVVGTNVLAIYGFNRATNNSDLLIRAGLVATTEQYSVNSTNWAFFYPPTPGAPNVPQNQVRGPVIESAYSSGRPIPAGQNLVLTAAVRRVASDIQWVRAYYVVMFGSETAVLLKDDGVAPDAAAGDGTFSGTVPTGVMAVPGQMVRWRYEARDKAGGVTLLPPFSDPWDSSQYFGTVMEDRTITSRLPLVHVFMPNWSAAYNEVGTYGCVWHLDEFYDRVRFDLHGQSTSGGAFPKKSLNLDFPSDHRFHYGGPRRVKDIDLLSNWADKAKVRNVIPAEWFAAFDMPAHFSFPVRVHSNGVFFSTYDLIEDADNRFIERLGFDGDGALYKMYQALTSSVVYAEKKTRRDEPNTDLQELIDALNPARPLAERSRWVFDNVDIPRAVNYFAARAVINDVDHGHKNYYLYRDSEGSLLWMLLPWDVDLCLGHRWTSTYNYFDPNVYTNESYLSGSGNRLYRALLDTPAVRSMVAARMRTAMDRFLGPPGTTNGWFEQRIRWWLDQLDPPDVAVSDADLDYAKWGSWTPWQTAREAGDEILNLFLPGRRWYLETQTVTNGGLIPMSPPDFSRVAIRRIESSPPSGNQDEEYIELVNTNSWPVDLSGWSFSNAVRFVFPGGTILLPGSNLFVCADFCAFRTRPVSPRSNEMAYVTGPFAGHLSSWGESVELWDHRGRLVAATNYPPSPSAWQQYLRVTEIMFHPTPPPASSPWTDDREFEWLELANLGDAPLNLKGVRFTAGIQWGWTNDVWLPPAGRVVVARNPAAFASRYDTNGIVVFGPCEGYLDDSGEELKLEDPNNETILEFDYNDAWQPAADGEGASLVITNLAAPHSEWGRREHWGASWVWQGTPGRPEPGMGPAWVLINEWLAHGDVTPDWIELYNPGEFAVDIGGWWLSDDLARLRKFVIPAGTVIPPGGYLVLGESAFNSTNHPGCVVPFALSELGEEIHLTAVTNGVATSWRQSVVFEASDREVTFGRHLRSDGVVKYPPLSAPTPGAPNAPPKVGPVTITEILYAPLAGGVEYVEILAVTNGLVPLYEVTAPTNRWRVSGGIAFTFPPNTVLTGRQYALVVGGDPVAFRASNSIPRHIQIFGPFTNVLDNAGDTVRLRKPGYPNADGFVPFILADEVEYDDVWPWPPAGRLDGRSIEKIRPTWYGNDPAHWRAGVPRGTPGGPCSNGDANTNGIPDEWELVQFGSLGPSNALADRDGNGRADLLQFLDGSGVSNALTELMLVAVSNRSGLVSFEARRAEGPGYQGRRRYYAVETTTSLTAGVWSPLPGFMRIEGAGQTVVVTNGPAPSSRMLRVRAWLEELPE